The following proteins are encoded in a genomic region of Candidatus Edwardsbacteria bacterium:
- a CDS encoding tetratricopeptide repeat protein, which produces MSRIKRYQAGIHWVSAGNNGAGEYHPLPVLLKKAEVLELVGKWDGCRKICVHCLKIEELRNNPAGMADAETMLGNLNIAQSDFSSAMDRYARARQLSEQSGYLKGRARAMGGLARIALDTGDFNKAKEMYRDTLKLFQEMNDPQGMAGVLGSLGIAYSDTGESRKALEYYARQMEICRAQGDLRGVSRAKNNTGSAYKNLGDLGRAVECHQEALDLRRQLGDKPGISLILGNLGLAYADMGREDEAMECYRQQLAISDELDDLGAKAYIYGAIGVIWESRGRYQEAREYHQRQLDLSRRLGERIAESMAVANLGMVHFRLGENEPAEKMFLEYLAMVLEMDDKAGLAWVKNCLANLCFRLNDNSRGEALLDEAIAMARDLDAKYHLCSFLSRRAERLEQDCQIEKASAVNAEAMDLAIFSRRKDVLFETEMTKMRLEYKTASSPEGKGVILATLEKKLGGAGVKEKSLILFTLCQLDGTGKNREMALEALKDVYRKNPDIYFLEKILEVEKT; this is translated from the coding sequence ATGAGCCGGATCAAACGATATCAGGCCGGGATCCACTGGGTTTCGGCAGGGAATAATGGTGCGGGGGAATATCATCCCCTGCCAGTGCTGCTGAAAAAGGCCGAGGTGTTGGAATTGGTGGGCAAGTGGGACGGCTGCAGGAAGATCTGCGTTCACTGCCTGAAAATCGAGGAGCTCCGGAATAACCCGGCCGGCATGGCCGATGCCGAAACGATGCTGGGCAATTTAAATATCGCCCAAAGCGATTTTTCCTCGGCGATGGACCGTTACGCCCGGGCCAGACAGCTGTCGGAACAAAGCGGTTATCTTAAGGGCCGGGCCAGGGCTATGGGAGGCTTGGCCCGCATAGCCCTGGATACCGGGGATTTCAATAAAGCCAAGGAAATGTACCGGGACACCCTGAAACTGTTCCAGGAGATGAATGACCCCCAGGGCATGGCCGGGGTGCTGGGCAGCCTGGGTATAGCATACAGTGACACCGGGGAGAGCCGGAAGGCCCTGGAATATTATGCCCGGCAGATGGAGATCTGCCGGGCGCAGGGAGATTTGAGGGGGGTTTCGCGGGCCAAGAACAATACCGGCTCGGCGTATAAGAATCTGGGAGACCTGGGGCGGGCCGTCGAATGCCACCAGGAGGCGCTTGATCTCCGGCGCCAGCTGGGGGACAAGCCCGGGATATCGCTGATACTGGGGAACCTGGGTCTGGCCTATGCCGATATGGGGCGGGAGGACGAGGCCATGGAATGCTACCGGCAGCAACTGGCCATCAGCGATGAACTGGATGACCTGGGGGCCAAGGCCTACATTTACGGGGCCATCGGTGTGATCTGGGAGAGCCGCGGCAGGTACCAGGAGGCCCGGGAATACCATCAGAGACAGCTGGATCTCAGCCGCCGGCTGGGTGAAAGGATCGCCGAATCTATGGCGGTGGCCAACCTGGGGATGGTCCATTTCCGGCTGGGCGAGAATGAACCGGCCGAAAAGATGTTCCTTGAATACCTGGCAATGGTCCTGGAGATGGACGACAAGGCGGGCCTGGCCTGGGTCAAGAATTGCCTGGCAAACCTTTGTTTCCGGTTGAATGACAACTCCCGGGGTGAGGCCCTGCTGGACGAGGCCATTGCAATGGCCCGGGACCTGGACGCCAAGTACCATTTGTGCAGTTTTCTATCCCGCAGGGCAGAACGGCTGGAACAGGATTGCCAAATAGAAAAGGCCTCGGCCGTTAATGCCGAAGCCATGGACCTGGCTATTTTTTCCCGAAGAAAGGATGTTCTGTTCGAGACGGAGATGACCAAAATGAGGCTGGAGTATAAAACAGCCTCTTCCCCGGAGGGGAAAGGCGTGATCCTGGCAACATTGGAGAAAAAACTGGGCGGTGCCGGCGTCAAGGAAAAATCCCTGATACTCTTCACCCTCTGCCAGCTGGACGGAACCGGGAAGAACCGGGAGATGGCCCTGGAGGCGCTGAAAGATGTCTACCGGAAAAATCCGGACATATATTTCCTGGAGAAGATCCTGGAGGTGGAGAAAACCTGA
- the mtgA gene encoding monofunctional biosynthetic peptidoglycan transglycosylase — MSKKKNPKIKFIIILTAATIFYFAGSIVLDLMHLPAIDSLVKKNPAKTALMEQRIKEARAKKKPYRISQSHIPYNSISPYLKNAVLVAEDAAFFSHQGIDYGELKEAIKTDWKKKRWARGGSTITMQLAKNLYLSTSKSLTRKVSEAVLARRMDDQLSKARIFELYLNYIEWGDGIFGCQAASLQYFGCSASELDPELAIRLASIIVNPRKYGPFTDSKRMNTRRKWIAQKMLQYGHLTEEEYQALPF; from the coding sequence ATGAGCAAAAAGAAAAATCCCAAAATAAAATTCATCATCATATTGACTGCGGCGACGATCTTTTATTTCGCCGGGTCCATTGTTCTGGACCTGATGCACCTGCCGGCCATCGACAGCCTGGTAAAGAAGAACCCCGCCAAGACCGCTTTGATGGAGCAAAGGATCAAAGAGGCCCGGGCCAAGAAAAAACCCTACCGGATCAGCCAGTCGCACATCCCCTACAATTCCATATCGCCCTACCTTAAGAATGCGGTGCTGGTGGCCGAGGATGCGGCCTTCTTCTCCCACCAGGGAATAGACTACGGCGAGCTGAAGGAGGCCATCAAGACCGACTGGAAGAAGAAACGCTGGGCCAGGGGCGGCTCCACCATCACCATGCAGCTGGCCAAGAACCTGTACCTGTCGACCTCCAAGAGCCTGACCCGGAAGGTATCCGAGGCGGTGCTGGCCCGGCGGATGGACGACCAGCTGAGCAAGGCCCGGATCTTCGAGCTGTACCTGAACTATATCGAGTGGGGCGACGGCATCTTCGGCTGCCAGGCGGCATCGCTTCAATACTTCGGCTGTTCCGCTTCGGAGCTTGATCCCGAGCTGGCTATCAGGCTGGCTTCGATCATCGTCAATCCCAGGAAATACGGACCCTTTACCGACAGCAAACGGATGAATACCCGCCGGAAATGGATCGCCCAAAAAATGCTGCAATACGGGCATCTGACTGAGGAGGAATACCAGGCCCTACCTTTTTGA
- a CDS encoding DMT family transporter, with the protein MKRSISNNPLTLLVSVQVIMAGTFLMTKLGLREFSPLALGVLRFGLTALVFAALLGMKRMYFTPDRRDRWTFLWLALFSVPFNQGLFLYGMKYTLAAHGALLYAATPIMVLCLSCLWLKERPSALKITGIALGFAGVLLVLFEKGIDLSGQTLKGDILIFFAVLTWSVYTILSKKMLRIYRPLQVTGYSLMFGAIFFLPIGLLPILRQDYAAVTWSGLSSILYLALLTSVVGYLTWNWALSQIEASKVAVVSNLQPVFAAVLAWLFLGEKITYNFIIGAAVVAAGVILTEKG; encoded by the coding sequence ATGAAACGGTCCATTTCCAACAATCCGCTGACGCTTCTGGTCTCGGTCCAGGTGATCATGGCCGGGACCTTTCTGATGACCAAGCTGGGCCTGCGGGAATTCTCCCCGCTGGCCCTGGGGGTGCTGCGTTTCGGCCTGACCGCCCTGGTCTTTGCCGCCTTGCTGGGCATGAAAAGAATGTATTTCACGCCCGATCGCCGGGACCGCTGGACCTTCCTCTGGCTGGCCCTTTTCTCGGTGCCCTTCAACCAGGGCCTTTTCCTTTACGGCATGAAATACACCCTGGCCGCCCACGGCGCCCTGCTTTACGCCGCCACCCCGATAATGGTGCTGTGCCTGTCCTGCCTCTGGCTTAAGGAGCGGCCGTCGGCATTGAAGATAACCGGCATCGCCCTGGGGTTCGCCGGGGTTCTGTTGGTATTGTTCGAAAAGGGGATCGACCTCTCCGGCCAGACCCTCAAGGGCGACATCCTGATATTTTTTGCCGTCCTGACCTGGTCGGTCTATACCATATTGAGCAAGAAAATGCTGCGAATATACCGGCCACTCCAGGTCACGGGGTATTCGCTGATGTTCGGGGCGATATTTTTTCTTCCCATCGGTCTCCTGCCGATACTCCGGCAGGACTACGCGGCGGTCACCTGGTCCGGCCTGTCATCGATCCTTTATCTGGCCCTGCTGACCTCGGTTGTAGGGTACCTGACCTGGAACTGGGCCCTGTCCCAGATCGAGGCCAGCAAGGTGGCGGTGGTGTCCAACCTCCAGCCGGTGTTCGCCGCTGTTTTAGCCTGGCTATTTTTGGGGGAGAAGATCACCTATAACTTCATTATCGGGGCGGCGGTGGTGGCCGCCGGGGTGATACTGACCGAGAAGGGGTAA
- a CDS encoding tetratricopeptide repeat protein gives MEHSRHHKYLNPSGLYWAALGAEGGGDYFPYHVLRNKASVLDLIGQWDQAQRIRVEILEQTKKGGAIALAAEASRDLGALLLKRGDSDAAWPYLQKARDIYCGQGDGKGTCTVLNQMASYYETKSDYPRALEVLETQLKLAEELGDKTEISSALNDIGIWHWRKGERQKAMEYYHRRISICRELNDEMNLGKTYANIGIICFDEGRYQEALEHYRRDIEISKKFGNKKGWAVSIGNLGMVYHLQGNYARAMQCYQEKLRISLEMGDRAGLSMLLCNIGVLHYYQGQLKEAMDYHRRDLALSREMGSSSGEARALANMASIHIEDQDYQAARECYDKAINTARELGIKRYLCEMLYGRAGLFLLLEMHAEAEADNSEALIVAGKINQAQTLFNSRVQKAMIVGRRDPEQGVGILQELAGACSDAEPRASISYALYKITGRSEQGKQALERYTDLVSRTPNIEFNKRIDELNEIFGNS, from the coding sequence ATGGAACATTCCAGACACCATAAATATCTGAACCCGTCCGGACTTTATTGGGCGGCCTTGGGGGCAGAAGGCGGCGGAGACTATTTCCCATACCATGTTCTAAGGAACAAGGCGTCGGTGCTGGACCTAATCGGGCAGTGGGATCAGGCCCAGAGGATCAGGGTCGAGATATTGGAACAGACAAAAAAGGGCGGGGCGATAGCGCTGGCGGCCGAAGCCAGCCGCGACCTGGGTGCCCTGTTGTTGAAAAGAGGCGATTCCGACGCGGCCTGGCCTTATCTCCAGAAGGCCCGGGACATATACTGCGGACAAGGCGACGGGAAAGGCACCTGTACGGTGCTAAATCAGATGGCCAGCTATTACGAGACCAAATCCGATTATCCCCGGGCCCTGGAAGTTTTGGAAACGCAGCTAAAACTGGCCGAGGAACTCGGCGATAAAACCGAGATCAGCAGTGCCCTTAACGATATAGGAATTTGGCATTGGCGCAAGGGTGAACGACAAAAGGCCATGGAATATTACCACCGCCGGATAAGTATCTGCCGAGAGCTGAATGACGAGATGAACCTGGGGAAAACCTACGCTAATATCGGCATAATCTGTTTTGATGAAGGCCGGTATCAAGAGGCCCTTGAGCATTACCGCCGGGATATTGAAATATCAAAAAAATTTGGCAATAAAAAGGGATGGGCAGTGTCCATCGGAAACCTGGGGATGGTCTATCACCTCCAGGGGAACTATGCCCGGGCCATGCAGTGCTACCAGGAAAAGCTCAGGATATCTTTGGAGATGGGCGACCGGGCCGGACTGAGCATGCTGCTTTGCAACATCGGAGTGCTTCATTACTACCAGGGCCAGCTTAAGGAGGCCATGGATTACCACCGCCGGGACCTGGCCCTTTCCCGGGAAATGGGCAGCAGTAGCGGAGAAGCCCGGGCTCTGGCCAATATGGCCAGCATCCATATTGAGGATCAAGACTATCAGGCCGCCAGGGAATGCTATGATAAAGCCATCAACACCGCCCGGGAACTAGGGATCAAGCGCTACCTGTGCGAGATGCTTTACGGCCGGGCCGGGCTGTTCCTCCTGCTGGAAATGCATGCTGAGGCGGAGGCGGATAACAGCGAGGCTTTGATAGTGGCCGGGAAGATAAACCAGGCCCAGACCCTTTTCAACAGCCGGGTCCAAAAGGCGATGATCGTCGGACGCAGAGATCCGGAGCAGGGCGTTGGAATTTTGCAGGAACTGGCGGGGGCCTGTTCCGATGCCGAACCGAGGGCCTCCATCAGCTATGCCCTATATAAAATCACCGGACGAAGTGAGCAGGGAAAGCAAGCCCTGGAAAGGTATACCGATCTGGTTTCCCGGACCCCCAACATTGAGTTCAATAAAAGGATTGATGAACTTAATGAAATCTTTGGAAATTCATGA
- a CDS encoding Mth938-like domain-containing protein, whose translation MKIDCYSFGYVKIDGLDYRSDVIIYPDRVDDKWWRKEGHRLQMEDLDEVFGQKPEILIVGLGQPGLMKVDGKVEEYCRKNEIHLMTAPTEKAVEEYNHSAAITQKVIACLHLTC comes from the coding sequence ATGAAGATAGACTGCTATTCCTTTGGGTACGTTAAAATTGACGGCCTGGATTATCGCTCCGATGTCATCATCTATCCCGACCGGGTGGACGACAAATGGTGGCGCAAAGAGGGACACCGGCTGCAAATGGAGGACCTGGACGAGGTCTTTGGCCAGAAACCGGAGATATTGATAGTGGGCCTGGGCCAGCCGGGCTTGATGAAGGTGGACGGCAAAGTAGAGGAGTATTGCCGGAAGAACGAAATCCATCTTATGACAGCCCCCACCGAAAAGGCGGTTGAAGAGTATAATCATTCTGCGGCAATCACGCAGAAGGTCATTGCCTGCCTGCACCTGACCTGTTGA
- a CDS encoding permease, with product MDWKKEYKYLLWMVGGFLAFFYLPVGWPRFDNAIVEGLQLTKWYAREHVLLCLIPAFYIAGAISVFVSQESVLRYLGHKANQVLAYAVASVSGTILAVCSCTVLPLFAGIYNTGAGLGPATAFLYSGPAINVLAIILTAKVLGPEMGLARAVGAVVFSVVIGLLMHFIFRKDEAKRAQGLAEMPVPEAKRGLWQNVIYFGLMVVILIFSNWGQPQGAGQFWQFMYSNKWILTGISAMAFGWVLGKWFEIAWWKITITGAMVAALSFIFSHEPLITFGAAVIGLSVITATDKGEAGTWFQSAWGYAKQIFPLLLFGVLASGFFLGRPGYEGIIPSAWVAKMVGGNSLGANFFASIVGAFMYFATLTEVPILQGLIGSGMGKGPALALLLAGPALSLPSMLVIRTVIGTKKAAVYIVLVVVMATLTGMLYGWLF from the coding sequence ATGGATTGGAAAAAAGAATATAAATATCTGTTATGGATGGTGGGAGGCTTTCTGGCCTTCTTCTATCTGCCGGTGGGCTGGCCCCGGTTCGATAATGCCATAGTCGAGGGGCTGCAGCTGACCAAATGGTATGCCCGGGAGCACGTGCTGCTGTGCCTGATCCCGGCCTTCTATATTGCCGGGGCCATCTCGGTTTTCGTCAGCCAGGAATCGGTGCTGCGCTACCTGGGGCACAAGGCCAACCAGGTGCTGGCCTACGCCGTAGCGTCGGTTTCCGGCACCATCCTGGCGGTCTGTTCCTGCACCGTACTCCCGCTGTTCGCCGGCATCTACAACACCGGGGCGGGCCTGGGTCCGGCCACGGCCTTTTTATATTCCGGTCCGGCCATCAACGTGTTGGCCATCATTTTAACGGCCAAGGTGCTGGGCCCGGAGATGGGCCTGGCCCGGGCGGTGGGGGCGGTGGTCTTCAGCGTGGTGATAGGACTGTTGATGCACTTCATCTTCCGCAAAGACGAGGCCAAGCGGGCCCAGGGCCTGGCCGAAATGCCGGTCCCGGAAGCCAAACGAGGGCTGTGGCAGAATGTAATCTATTTCGGACTGATGGTGGTCATCCTTATCTTCAGCAACTGGGGCCAGCCCCAGGGGGCCGGGCAATTCTGGCAGTTCATGTACTCGAACAAGTGGATATTGACGGGCATTTCGGCCATGGCCTTCGGCTGGGTGCTGGGGAAGTGGTTTGAGATCGCCTGGTGGAAGATAACCATCACCGGGGCGATGGTGGCGGCGCTGTCATTCATCTTCTCCCATGAGCCGCTGATCACCTTCGGCGCCGCGGTCATCGGGCTTTCGGTCATCACTGCTACCGACAAGGGCGAGGCCGGAACCTGGTTCCAGTCGGCCTGGGGCTATGCCAAGCAGATATTTCCCCTGCTGTTGTTCGGAGTGCTGGCTTCGGGGTTCTTCCTGGGCCGGCCGGGTTACGAAGGCATCATTCCTTCGGCCTGGGTGGCCAAAATGGTGGGCGGGAATTCGCTGGGAGCCAACTTTTTTGCCTCCATTGTCGGCGCTTTTATGTATTTCGCCACCCTGACCGAGGTGCCGATCCTTCAGGGGCTTATTGGCTCGGGGATGGGGAAGGGTCCGGCGTTGGCCCTGCTGTTGGCCGGTCCGGCCTTGTCGCTGCCCAGCATGCTGGTGATCCGCACGGTGATAGGGACAAAGAAAGCGGCGGTGTATATCGTTTTGGTTGTGGTCATGGCCACGCTTACCGGGATGCTTTACGGCTGGCTGTTCTGA
- a CDS encoding OsmC family protein yields the protein MPLTIEWLGDLRNVASDDSGHSAIVESRRDNTPAGFSATQLILIAAASCMSNHLVEILQKKRLSIKKLRVLADGIRSEEHPRKFTSIALAFEVQGNVEQRVFDDMVAMVKDKYCSVLNSLDPAITVKLESRILAV from the coding sequence ATGCCGCTTACCATTGAATGGCTGGGCGATCTGCGGAACGTGGCCAGCGATGACTCCGGCCACTCGGCCATTGTAGAGTCCCGCAGGGACAATACTCCGGCCGGTTTCTCGGCCACCCAGCTGATTCTGATAGCCGCCGCCAGCTGCATGAGCAATCACCTGGTGGAGATCCTCCAAAAGAAACGGCTGTCGATCAAGAAATTACGGGTTCTGGCCGATGGGATCAGGTCGGAGGAGCACCCCAGAAAGTTCACCTCCATTGCCCTTGCTTTTGAAGTTCAGGGAAATGTCGAACAGAGAGTATTCGATGATATGGTGGCGATGGTCAAGGATAAATATTGCTCTGTTCTGAACAGCCTGGACCCGGCAATAACTGTAAAATTGGAGAGCCGGATTTTAGCGGTATGA